The window AAGGACAGACCATATCTAAGAGGAGGAGAGACATATGGGAAATGAAGTGAAAGGCAGCACAGAAAATAAAATTGAGAACGAAACTGAAACGTCTGTTGATTTAATGCAAAAGCCTGAGGTAGATGCCGCCCGATTTTTCAAGCTTGTAGATTCCTCTGTTCGGGGTCTGAGGGAATGCAGGCTCATTGCTGCGGCCTTTGAGCTTGGGGTATTTGAAGCTCTTAAAGTCCCCTTATCAGCAGGAGTTCTGGCTGAAAAGCTCGGATGCGACCCTGTGCTTATGCCCCACTTTTGCGAGGCTCTCCACAGCCTCGGTTTCCTCGATAGGTTTGAGGAAGGGACACATGAGGAAGAGGAAAAGGCGCAGATGCAGGAAAAAAGCGAAGGCGAATCCGAAGGCAGATATGAGGGCAAACCCTCTGATCACGGAGTAAACCCTGATCACGAAGTAAAAAATCATGGGGCAGTGTACCTGGTATCGGAACTCAGTGCAACCTATCTTCTGGAAAGCTCTCCGTTTTCTCAGAAGCATTACCTTGCCGAAAGGCTCAGGAATGTTGAACTCTGGGTCCGGCTTCCGCAGATTATGAAGAGAGGACCTGAGATTGTAGAGAAAGGGCCTTTTTTCGGGGAGGTAGTCCAATGTATGGCTGAAAACGCGCGCTGTGGGCTCCTTCAGGAAACTGTCAAAGTTGTCCTGGAAAATGTGGATTTTACAAAGGTCAAAAAGCTGCTTGACCTCGGGGGAGGACACGGGCTCTATGCAATCGCTTTTGCCAAATTGAATGAAAACCTCCAGGCTTTTGTTTTTGACCTTCCGCCTGTTACGCAAAAAACAAAAGATTTCATAGAAAAGTACGGGGCCTCGAGAGTGGATATAATTCCAGGGGATTTTTTTAATGATGAAATCGGAAGTGGATACGATGTTATCTTTTCTTCCTTTAATCCCGGAGGAAAAGTACCTTCCCTTATCCCGAAGATT is drawn from Methanosarcina lacustris Z-7289 and contains these coding sequences:
- a CDS encoding methyltransferase — encoded protein: MGNEVKGSTENKIENETETSVDLMQKPEVDAARFFKLVDSSVRGLRECRLIAAAFELGVFEALKVPLSAGVLAEKLGCDPVLMPHFCEALHSLGFLDRFEEGTHEEEEKAQMQEKSEGESEGRYEGKPSDHGVNPDHEVKNHGAVYLVSELSATYLLESSPFSQKHYLAERLRNVELWVRLPQIMKRGPEIVEKGPFFGEVVQCMAENARCGLLQETVKVVLENVDFTKVKKLLDLGGGHGLYAIAFAKLNENLQAFVFDLPPVTQKTKDFIEKYGASRVDIIPGDFFNDEIGSGYDVIFSSFNPGGKVPSLIPKISKALTPGGVFVTRQIPDENMKSSPLLSLDWNLWTFEDVKKGGSGYSFENSVPFSEYIEMLDSHGLEVFRVLDMNDGSRIVFAWKVA